The following proteins are encoded in a genomic region of Actinomadura sp. NAK00032:
- a CDS encoding SAM-dependent methyltransferase, whose amino-acid sequence MDDGAGRPSPVIDKTRPHQARLWNHWLGGKDTYPVDREIGDRIAAVYPEIADVARQSRALLVRMVHFMTGLGVRQFLDIGTGLPAVDNTHEVAQRDVPEARVVYVDNDPLVVAHARALLKSVPAGACSYIEADIREPEEIVRAAGDVLDFREPVGLLLLGIVGNIADEDDPPGIVRRLVDALPSGSLVAINDGTNVLGLDEWTPAEATARGEALRLCAEAGTVPYHARTPEYIEALFEGLELLEPGVVSTPLWRPDFPQAGAPRPIDSFGGVARKP is encoded by the coding sequence ATGGACGACGGCGCCGGCCGCCCGAGCCCTGTCATCGACAAGACGCGGCCGCATCAGGCGCGGTTGTGGAACCACTGGCTCGGCGGCAAGGACACCTACCCGGTGGACCGCGAGATCGGCGACCGGATCGCGGCGGTGTATCCGGAGATCGCGGACGTGGCGCGGCAGTCGCGGGCGCTGCTGGTCCGCATGGTGCATTTCATGACCGGCCTCGGCGTTCGGCAGTTCCTCGATATCGGCACGGGGCTGCCCGCCGTCGACAACACCCACGAAGTGGCGCAGCGCGACGTCCCGGAGGCGCGCGTGGTGTACGTCGACAACGACCCGCTGGTCGTGGCGCACGCGCGGGCGCTGCTGAAGAGCGTCCCGGCCGGCGCGTGCTCCTACATCGAGGCCGACATCCGCGAGCCCGAGGAGATCGTCCGGGCGGCCGGTGACGTCCTCGACTTCCGCGAGCCGGTCGGGCTGCTGCTGCTCGGCATCGTCGGCAACATCGCCGACGAGGACGACCCGCCGGGGATCGTCCGGCGGCTGGTGGACGCGCTGCCGTCCGGCAGCCTCGTGGCGATCAACGACGGGACGAACGTCCTCGGCCTGGACGAGTGGACGCCCGCCGAGGCCACGGCCCGGGGCGAGGCGCTCCGGCTGTGCGCGGAGGCGGGCACCGTGCCGTACCACGCGCGGACGCCGGAGTACATCGAGGCGCTGTTCGAGGGCCTGGAGCTGCTGGAGCCGGGCGTCGTGTCGACGCCGCTGTGGCGGCCCGACTTCCCGCAGGCCGGCGCGCCCCGGCCGATCGACTCCTTCGGCGGCGTCGCCCGCAAGCCCTAG